A part of Methanomassiliicoccales archaeon genomic DNA contains:
- a CDS encoding lysine--tRNA ligase, which produces MHWADVIANEVIKKGGKHLISTGISPSGFIHVGSLREAITANAIYKAMLDKGADVKLIYLVDDYDPLRKRYPFLPEHYEREVGKPLCQIPCPGDGCHESYGHHFIHPFLDAIAEMGIRPEVYYTHELYEQGRFAELTDLVIRERDKVATILREVTGREVPQNFWPVSPQCPQCQHFTDRIIGYEYPYVHFKCGCGHEGKADIRNGQAKLPWRLEWAAKWKILGVTCEPFGKDHAAAGGSYDSGVRFARELFDIEPPFPVPYEFIQFKGKGQMHKSTGTVVTGTDALKITPAPVLSYSVLRYNPERHIDYDPGLGILDVVDEYDRVEAMYFKGGADEKDKDLLRAYEIAQPRCVREKLPIQVPYRHLVSLVQITDDFEGVVQILKRAENIAELPSEDREVLRQRVECVRHWLANFAPEEVKFSVADRPPEVSLTDQEKGMLRSMHKILSTVEWHGDNIHNAVYECAKASGIPTKSAFQVLYQIFINKKQGPRLGYFLSTLDKDFVLERISNFAQ; this is translated from the coding sequence ATGCATTGGGCAGACGTCATCGCCAATGAGGTGATCAAGAAAGGTGGAAAGCACCTGATCTCAACGGGCATTAGCCCCTCCGGCTTCATTCATGTCGGCAGCCTGAGGGAGGCCATCACGGCCAATGCCATATACAAGGCCATGCTCGACAAGGGGGCCGATGTGAAACTGATCTACCTCGTCGATGACTATGACCCGCTCAGGAAGAGGTACCCATTCCTTCCAGAGCATTATGAGAGGGAGGTCGGCAAGCCCCTTTGTCAGATACCTTGCCCAGGTGATGGGTGCCACGAGTCCTACGGTCACCACTTTATCCACCCGTTCTTGGACGCGATCGCAGAGATGGGAATAAGGCCAGAGGTCTACTACACGCACGAGCTATACGAGCAGGGCAGGTTCGCCGAGCTGACTGACCTGGTCATCAGGGAGAGGGACAAGGTCGCCACGATACTCCGCGAGGTCACGGGAAGGGAGGTCCCACAGAACTTCTGGCCGGTCTCCCCTCAATGTCCACAATGCCAACATTTCACGGACAGGATCATCGGATACGAATATCCATATGTTCATTTCAAGTGCGGTTGCGGTCACGAGGGCAAGGCCGACATAAGGAACGGCCAGGCGAAATTGCCATGGAGGTTGGAGTGGGCCGCTAAATGGAAGATACTCGGGGTCACCTGCGAACCGTTCGGGAAGGACCACGCCGCAGCGGGAGGAAGCTACGACTCTGGCGTAAGGTTTGCCAGGGAGCTCTTTGATATCGAGCCCCCGTTCCCGGTCCCCTATGAGTTCATACAGTTCAAGGGCAAGGGCCAGATGCATAAATCCACGGGGACGGTGGTGACAGGGACGGATGCGCTTAAGATCACCCCAGCACCCGTACTGAGCTACAGCGTCCTAAGATACAATCCCGAAAGGCACATCGACTATGACCCTGGCCTCGGCATCCTCGACGTGGTCGATGAATATGACAGGGTCGAGGCGATGTATTTCAAGGGCGGAGCGGATGAGAAGGACAAGGACCTTCTGCGGGCGTATGAGATCGCCCAGCCCAGGTGCGTCAGGGAGAAATTGCCGATCCAGGTGCCATATAGGCATCTGGTCTCTTTGGTCCAGATAACGGACGATTTTGAAGGTGTCGTGCAGATCCTCAAGAGGGCAGAGAATATAGCCGAACTGCCGTCCGAGGACAGGGAGGTCCTGAGACAGAGGGTCGAATGTGTGCGTCATTGGCTGGCCAACTTCGCCCCCGAGGAGGTCAAGTTCTCTGTCGCGGACCGGCCTCCCGAGGTCTCCCTTACCGATCAAGAGAAGGGGATGTTGAGGTCCATGCATAAGATACTGTCAACTGTAGAATGGCACGGTGACAACATCCATAATGCCGTATACGAATGCGCCAAGGCATCAGGCATACCGACGAAGAGCGCATTCCAGGTGCTGTATCAGATATTCATCAATAAAAAGCAAGGTCCCCGCCTGGGCTATTTCCTTTCCACCCTGGATAAGGATTTCGTGCTCGAGAGGATATCGAATTTTGCTCAATAG
- a CDS encoding DNA topoisomerase IV subunit A, with protein sequence MTEQTERDAVKELHKIASDIYDQIDSGKIPKMVLPLRTKSNIKFDQKHGVWKYGKATGARTAKKTNGALMLLRTMYTLELIEDMIAQKKSSTLREMYYISEGWDKAKFNSQDESNFLAEDLEIVTGCMREDFKLRPEENGASVIGDLTIEEQDRKGRTKRINCLEDVGDSGYGIPYNVEKDKVKLIETGADFIIAIETGGMFDRLVENGFAEDFNSILVHLKGQPARSTRRFIKRLNEEMGLPVVVFTDGDPWSFRIFASVAYGAIKTAHISEYLATPTAEFIGITASDITNYDLPTDKLTEMDIRALNAELKDPRFADDFWRGEIETMLHLNKKAEQQALAKYGLDYVTDKYLPEKLAELGILRR encoded by the coding sequence ATGACTGAGCAGACAGAACGGGACGCTGTGAAGGAGCTCCACAAGATCGCTTCGGACATCTATGACCAGATCGACTCTGGAAAGATACCAAAGATGGTCCTTCCGCTGAGGACGAAGAGCAACATAAAGTTCGACCAAAAGCACGGCGTCTGGAAATACGGGAAGGCCACTGGGGCGCGCACCGCAAAGAAGACGAACGGCGCCTTGATGCTACTCAGGACCATGTATACGCTGGAGCTCATCGAGGACATGATCGCTCAGAAGAAGTCCTCGACGCTGAGAGAGATGTATTACATATCTGAGGGATGGGACAAGGCGAAGTTCAATTCCCAGGATGAGAGCAACTTCCTCGCGGAGGACCTGGAGATAGTGACCGGGTGCATGAGGGAGGATTTCAAGCTCAGGCCGGAGGAGAACGGCGCGAGCGTGATAGGCGACCTGACGATCGAGGAACAGGACAGGAAAGGCAGGACGAAGAGGATCAATTGTCTCGAGGACGTCGGGGACTCTGGGTATGGCATCCCCTATAATGTAGAGAAGGACAAGGTGAAGTTGATAGAGACAGGGGCGGATTTCATCATCGCCATCGAGACCGGTGGTATGTTCGACCGCCTGGTGGAGAACGGGTTCGCAGAGGATTTCAACTCGATCCTCGTGCACCTGAAAGGACAGCCTGCGAGGAGCACGAGGAGGTTCATCAAGCGGCTCAACGAGGAGATGGGGCTTCCAGTGGTGGTCTTCACTGATGGTGACCCTTGGTCATTCAGGATCTTCGCCTCGGTGGCATATGGCGCCATAAAGACCGCGCATATATCTGAATATCTTGCGACGCCGACCGCTGAGTTCATTGGGATCACCGCATCGGACATCACGAACTACGACCTTCCGACCGACAAGCTGACCGAGATGGACATCCGGGCTTTGAACGCCGAGCTCAAGGACCCCAGGTTCGCAGATGATTTCTGGCGGGGTGAGATAGAGACGATGCTCCATCTTAACAAGAAGGCAGAGCAGCAGGCTCTGGCAAAATACGGTCTGGACTATGTCACGGACAAGTATCTTCCCGAGAAGCTCGCTGAGCTGGGCATATTGCGTAGATGA